GGATTTTTGAAGACGATCCTATAATTCTTGGACTCCACTCTTAACTTCAGAGCTGCTGGGCTGCTTTGGAGGAGAAGAAGGAGTGCCCATGGAGGAACTGCTTTAAAAAGAGATGTAGCTCTTCAATTTATAACACTATGTGTGCTCAAAGGATGGGGCCACGTCAGGGTCAGCATGGTCTTGGTTTACATTGAATTCCTCATAGAGACTGGTATCGGCGAAGAGGGGCATGGGACTCACGGGAGTGGGAGTGAACAGTCTCTCAGAGAGGGTCCTGTAGTTCAAGTGGACGAATATCACATCCTTTGCTGATGGGTCCTGAGAGGAAGGAGATGTGAATGATGGAATGAAATTCGATTTTCTAATGCTGGAGCATTGGGCACATTGGAGGGGCTCGGGCTACAGCAAGGGTTTGGGCTGGGAGGATCCACCTCGCCATTCACTATTCTGTCTTCCTTGTGCTCTCCTTCCGTGATGGAAAAATCTGGGATTGGAAGAGAGTCAAGGCtttcagggaggggagggagggaattcTTCTAGACCTCTATATCTTTGGTGGGGACATCAAACCCAAAAAAAGCAGCTGTGTGCCCCCAGGTTGCTGAGTCTCTTTACTccactaaatttaaaaaacaaaacaaaaaccgtCCCATATATAAGCCCAGCCACTGACGGACTCTCTCAGGAATCTGTGCAAACCCACGGAGCCCATCCTACACCTTCCGTTATGGACCGTCCTCTAATGTGTATCAGCAGATTCCCAAGATCATAAAGGGGAGAAGAACAGGTGACTGTGGTTGAAGAGAAGAACAGGACTTGGaacatccctggtggcccaaggATTAACAGTCAACCTTCCAGTTGAGAGAGCGTGGCATCTAcccctggtgggagaactgagatcccacatgccttgaagcaaCTATACTCAATGCTGCAACTGCTGGGCTTGCAAACTCTGGAGCCTTCAACTGCACCCCAGCACCGCAATGAGGATCCCCTATGTTGCAGCAGAGACCTGATGCAGCTAAGAATAAATTAacacatattttcataaaaaaaacAGGGTTTTTTAGTTCTCTGGAAGATATTCCCTCAGGGATTACAACAATGGAAATCAGTTTTTAACCTACAGGAATTGAAAACGCCATTCTCTGCTATGAGCCCACCTCCCCCTGGGTCAGAATATGCTGTGCTTCCCTTTCAGACTTACGACTGTGGGTAGAGCACCAGTGACAGTTTGGCTCTTCATACTTACTTTGTGGGTAAGCAGTGACAGACAAGAACAGCGAGGAAGATGCTGGTATAGATGAAGGCTACGGAGAGCCTAAGGAGAAGGTGCAGCTGGCTGGAGTGGCCTTGAAGAAGCCTTGCTTCTGCCAACAAGCCAACGGAAGAAGGTCTGGTTATCCATTACATACGCCCTGCCCCTACACACAGGAGTTATTGTATCCTTGTGTCGAAGGGTGTCAGCAGCTCTCAACCTGATCAGTATGGTCTCCACTTCCCAGGAGGCACCAAAGCATCCAGGAGAGATGCTAGCAGTGGATGAAGTAAAGAGGCCATGCAAGACCAGCAGTGGTCTGAAACCAGGTCCCCTGGGCACCAATGCAGTTTTCCTCTGCTGCCCGTATGACAAGGCATGGTGCTTTCGCATGAATGGGACTGTTTTAATCCTCCATATATTTCCCCCTCCATCCACATATGCCTGGAATGGAATCCTCAAGAAGACACATTTCTATTTCTGAACTGTGGAATGTTTAGTTCAGAAAACACGAGCAGAGGAATAGGACATACTGAAGGTGCTCCCTAAAATCCTCCCCTTGCCCCCATCCTTCCCCAAAGATGCTGGTGGAGCGAGATTCAGCAGCTCCCTTAAGCATGGGGTCAAGTCACCCTGTCTTGCTTTGTTCAAAGTAGAAATTCCCAGTCCCAGAGAATGATAAACACAATGTACCCTCTGGTTCTAATACAAACCATGATCTCAAATGCTGACATGACAAGGACATTGAGGAGCACAAAGTCACAGAACTGGGAGGTGGTAAAACCAACACTCACACTGGGACCCTCTGTCTTCTCAGAAATTTGCTGAAATAGGAGACTGTCTTGCTTACCTTCTGTGGTGTGTGGATCCATGGTTGATGGGCAACTACTTGTAGTGGATCCTAGGGGAGAAAAGCCAGAAGAGGTGAACAGTAACCTTCTTCATACCCACTGAATGAGGACTCTTGTTTCTGGAAGGTTGACCTCCTGCCTGTCCTTGACTCTGTCATCCCTCAGAGcactgatgggggaggggagagcttCTGGTCCCTCCCTGTGAATGCACTGAGTAGACCCtccatcctggagaagggatggtggaaggaggtgggaaggataTGCCTGATGGTGAAAGACAGTTGTAAGCTAGAGATATCCTCTCTGCTTCGGGAACGAGTGTCTGTGCTCCTAAATTGGAAAATCACCTGTATGTCAGAGGTACTTCTGGAAAAACATAAAGAGCAGGGGGCCAAGGCAATCTCTGATCTTCCCAAATCagcccagcctctcctccccctGAGTCTACCCTgacccttttcttttttgcctgggTAGACAGGACTCTGATGTGAACCATCCATACAGGAGGTGGAAGAGGGTTGAGATGCCATCTActatctctcctcttctctggttCTCATTGCCTCCATTTCTCCAGAAATGCTATGGTTCCCCTGACACCAACATGGAGCCCTTGAAATAGAGCTCATGATACAGTAAGATGTTATGCAAAACCCCAAATGGACTATTTGCCCAGTGCAATCTCATTTTCTATATTGTAAAGTTTGGGACTCTTCATgagttctttaggcaagaatgctggaatgggttaccatttcctcctacaggggaccACGTTTTCTCAggactcttcactatgacccttcagacttgggtggccctgcatgactGGCTCATAGCTTCCCTGAAGTACGAAGGCTCCTTCACCACtaaaaggctgtgatccatgaggaggagttagtgaaggacagaggagtctgtcgtGCTCCAGTCcacagagtggcaaagagttggacacaacatacTGACTGAACAGGAACAAGAAAGCATGGGCCAGGAAGCGGTTCCTCACCTGTGACAGACAGGAACAGTGGGTCACTGGGGTCTGACCATGAGTAGGGAGAGCGCGTGAAGGAGCCGTAGCACCTGTAGACCCCGCTGTGGGCTGGGGTCCCAGGACCCAGAGGGAACTCTGCCTGGAGGGCTCCACGGGGCCCCCACCCTACAGAGAGCAGGTGCCCAAGGTCCTCCGTCTCCTTGAGCAGATGGAACTGGTCAAAGGCACTCTCCGAGCTGCAGACCAAGGTCACGTTCTCTTCTGACCTCACCAAAGGGCCCCCCTGGGCTGAGAGTGAGGGTTTCCTGGACCGACCTGGAAGGAAGACAGCTTGATCTCAGAGCACAAAGTAACTCTAGTCCTACATAGAGGACTAAAGCCGGAAGTTTGCAACAAGAGaggcactgcagtgagaaggccgCCCACCGCCAGGAGAGAAAGCCCCACAGCAAGGGACACCCGGCACAGGGAAAACTTCAGAAATAACTGTAAAAATGGAGTGTCATTTAAAATCCTCTTGAACaaattaatagtttttaaaaaggattgtCATTTAACATCCACTTTTAAAGAAAGAGTATATACCTATATGAATAagtgaatcactctgttgtacaacAGGAATTCACAACATCTTATatcaactagacttcaacaaacataactaaaaaataaattaaaaaaaaaaaaaacgtgtgGTTCTCGTGAAATAAATGGAGCTACTAACTACTGCTGGGACCATCAGAAAACATGGCATTGACCCAGAAGAAGAGATTATGGAGTGGAAATTGCCAGAATCTCATTCAAACTTAGGCTGTCTCATTCTTGAGGGCTTGTTCAGGGATGCCATGCCCACCCACAGGGGCTGGAAGGGACTCCTCAGGGACTCCTGGAGGGTTGGAGGGACCACTCCCTCCTCTTTGTGTAGAAGGATGCATTAAACTAAGAGCCTGAGCAATGTCAGGGTGTCGACCTCCATCTCGGTCACCCAGGGGCCGGACTACAAGGGTGTCTGGTACCACATGTGCTGCTGACAGAGGAAGGGAGCTCTGACATGAAAGCGGGAAACCAATCCCTTAACCAGCCATCAGTGGCTGCCTGAGGGGGATCTGCCTGCGTCCCTGCTCTGGTACATTTTTCTCCATTGGTCATTCTTTCACGTTCTCGCTCCTTCCCTCTGTCACCGGCTGTGTCTTCCCCTTAGCACACGGCAGGGACTctgttctcttttcccttctgctTTCACACCTCCTCTCTCTCCGGTTTGTTCCCTCTCCCGAGTCTGTGAGTGTCTCTGCACACCTGTCATTCTCTCCTGGTACTGACGCTGGACTGGACACAACACCTTCTGTGACACAGAGAGCAGAAGGCACTGGTCTGGCCACACTCACCTGAGATGATgatgtccacggggtcgctgggAGCTGACCACACATAGGGGGAGTGGCTGAAAGAGCCATAGCATCTGTAGGTGCCTGCACTCGCCAAAGTCATGGGGCCAATGGAGAAGTCAGCTGGGACATGCCCACCAGTGAGCATCTGTCCACGTCTCTGGAAATTCCCTGTGCTATTTTCTTGGTGCAGGATAAACTCGTCAAACCACAGCAGTGAGTGACAGCGGAGGGTCACATTCTCTCCTGCACGCAtgagagggctggggtgggctgAGATGGAGGGTTTTGTGAAGACACCTAGGAGCAAAGAGCTTGTGAGCTGCAGTGAGTCACCCCACCTCGGCGCTTCTCCTGACATCTGAAGGTGTGAAAACTGTCCCTGTGAACCATCAAAGCCAATTACCCTTCCtgtcttttctgttccattttctttAGCCTTGTTCTCAGGCTCTGGCTcatgcttttctgtttctctttgctcaagacctccagcctcctctgtgttTATTCTAAGCTCTTTAGCTGTTGCATCTGCTCTCAGCTTCATGCATGCATACTCAGACacttcagtcctatccaactctgcaaccccatgaaccatagcctaccagtctcctctacccataggattctccaggagagaatactggagtgggttgccatgctctcagcTTCATCCTGTCCCTAATATGTGTGGTGGGGAGCTGGGTGGTTCTGACGATGCATTCCCTGGCTCCATTCACACTCATCTAGAATGTGGGTGATGACTGGCAGGAGATTGGAAAGGAGGTGGAGAAAAAAGGGAACATTTCCCCATCTGTGACCCCCACCTCATGCCTCTGGAGACATTCCTGGTACTCCTCCCTGGGGCTCCAACTCCTTCACATGGGATTACAGCTCCCTAGTGGGTATCAGGTGCTGGATCAGGGTCATTCCCATCCTCCCTAGTGACAGGCAGTGGCAGTATCCTGTCTAACTAATGCCTAGGGAGGCTCCTCCTTGCTTTGCCAGAGCATCCCATCTACTCAACACCCTGAGTTTAAACTCTCAGAGTAGATTCTCTTTCCTGGTTCATTCCTGGCTGGAAATCCTGAGTAAATCATGGACAAGGTAAAGAACTTGGACCTCGGATGGGATTGCCTGCATAGACGGCTgtcccgggctgggctggacccctCCTACCTGTGACCACAATCTGCAGGGGGTCACTGTGTCTGGAAAACTCAAAGGGAGACCTGGAGAATCCGGAACATGTGTAGGACCCGGCATGTTCTCTGGTC
Above is a genomic segment from Ovis canadensis isolate MfBH-ARS-UI-01 breed Bighorn chromosome 14, ARS-UI_OviCan_v2, whole genome shotgun sequence containing:
- the LOC138419310 gene encoding putative killer cell immunoglobulin-like receptor-like protein KIR3DX1, coding for MCPTLLSLLSLGFCVSLRTWAAVGEYDKPSLSAWPSPMVPLGQTVTLQCHFRSPFKIFRLFKTDGASLPELHGNHFNNFTLGPVTREHAGSYTCSGFSRSPFEFSRHSDPLQIVVTGVFTKPSISAHPSPLMRAGENVTLRCHSLLWFDEFILHQENSTGNFQRRGQMLTGGHVPADFSIGPMTLASAGTYRCYGSFSHSPYVWSAPSDPVDIIISGRSRKPSLSAQGGPLVRSEENVTLVCSSESAFDQFHLLKETEDLGHLLSVGWGPRGALQAEFPLGPGTPAHSGVYRCYGSFTRSPYSWSDPSDPLFLSVTGSTTSSCPSTMDPHTTEEARLLQGHSSQLHLLLRLSVAFIYTSIFLAVLVCHCLPTKTHQQRM